A stretch of Saccharothrix texasensis DNA encodes these proteins:
- a CDS encoding 3'-5' exonuclease, whose amino-acid sequence MSEVYRSEVPEHLMTTAQLRSSGMQPGDTTVAAGWLERVFEGDVWLTALHDVRSARSLVVPPLGQVLPVETSKAAATPARSTRSDAAAWARGVLQDHDAVVLDTELTDFDGRVIEIAVLAVDGTVLLSTLVDPEGASINHHAERTHGISAAMLTDAPTMAQVWPRLEEVLRGKTVIAWNAPFDQARLRAEHEQVTGGATSPDWLAQPWECAMRRHAVWVGEPSSRGGGYRNHKLEGGHRAQGDCQAVLERLRQMASTAARGGVRQGPDLYAIRAIWPELLGEVRRRSRSTEAMLTSAELLSVADRTLVVRHKSAPLNRRLAEDKHTAVVNEALATVVRQGWSIRVEAHDAHPQATISKAPALVLASVDESDGEH is encoded by the coding sequence TTGAGCGAGGTTTACCGGAGCGAGGTGCCCGAGCACTTGATGACGACGGCGCAGTTGCGGTCATCGGGGATGCAGCCGGGAGACACCACTGTCGCCGCGGGTTGGCTGGAGCGGGTGTTCGAAGGCGACGTGTGGCTCACAGCGCTCCACGACGTGCGGTCGGCCAGATCACTGGTGGTGCCTCCTCTGGGTCAGGTGCTCCCGGTCGAGACCTCGAAGGCCGCGGCCACGCCCGCGAGGTCGACGCGATCCGACGCCGCTGCTTGGGCTCGTGGTGTTCTCCAGGACCACGACGCGGTGGTGCTCGACACCGAGTTGACGGACTTCGACGGTCGTGTCATCGAAATCGCCGTGCTGGCCGTCGACGGCACGGTGCTGCTGAGCACACTGGTCGATCCCGAAGGCGCGTCGATCAACCACCACGCGGAGCGCACGCACGGCATCTCCGCCGCCATGCTGACCGACGCGCCCACGATGGCGCAGGTGTGGCCACGTCTGGAGGAGGTCCTGCGGGGCAAGACGGTGATCGCGTGGAACGCCCCCTTCGACCAGGCGCGGCTACGTGCCGAGCACGAACAGGTCACCGGCGGCGCCACATCGCCGGACTGGTTGGCGCAGCCGTGGGAGTGCGCCATGCGTCGACACGCTGTGTGGGTCGGTGAGCCGAGCAGTCGAGGTGGCGGTTATCGCAACCACAAACTGGAAGGCGGACATCGCGCCCAAGGCGACTGCCAGGCCGTGCTGGAACGGCTGCGGCAGATGGCCTCTACCGCCGCCCGAGGCGGAGTTCGTCAGGGTCCGGACCTGTATGCCATTCGTGCGATCTGGCCGGAGCTCCTGGGCGAGGTGCGCAGGCGCAGCCGGTCCACCGAGGCGATGCTGACGAGCGCGGAACTGCTCTCCGTCGCCGATCGCACTTTGGTGGTGCGCCACAAGTCCGCCCCGCTCAACCGAAGGCTGGCGGAGGACAAGCACACGGCTGTGGTCAATGAGGCCTTGGCGACCGTCGTGAGGCAGGGCTGGAGCATCCGCGTCGAAGCTCATGATGCGCACCCTCAGGCCACGATCTCGAAGGCACCCGCTCTCGTGCTCGCATCCGTCGACGAGTCGGATGGCGAGCACTAG
- a CDS encoding DUF6218 family protein, producing the protein MATEPQEHSSLGLLPTRAGDGRTMIGHVIVCRAGSGHDDAIAVWHLDTEGSRTGAWVKPAEMAMTDAGTARTLLDLCRQKALLAWDPADAVETLGALERAAGVAPVDWAARTVTIPESLGEVADIRASYTKRVAEEKATKKNIADLEWAVELPDPLFSSIDELDRLAGFGELVAPSEAATEALRTSRLGGWVVQRWRETTVALGRPYLRADFGPPTVLPPEWESRLADAHAGRW; encoded by the coding sequence ATGGCCACCGAGCCGCAGGAGCACAGCTCGCTCGGCTTGCTCCCCACCCGCGCCGGTGACGGCCGGACCATGATCGGTCACGTGATCGTCTGCCGAGCCGGATCCGGTCACGATGACGCCATCGCCGTCTGGCACCTCGACACCGAAGGATCAAGGACCGGGGCTTGGGTGAAACCCGCCGAGATGGCCATGACCGATGCCGGAACCGCTCGAACCCTGCTCGACCTGTGCAGGCAGAAGGCACTCCTGGCCTGGGATCCGGCCGACGCGGTCGAGACGCTGGGAGCGTTGGAACGTGCGGCCGGTGTCGCCCCCGTCGACTGGGCCGCCCGCACCGTCACCATCCCCGAGTCGCTCGGGGAAGTCGCGGACATCCGGGCCTCGTACACCAAGCGGGTCGCCGAGGAGAAGGCGACCAAGAAGAACATCGCCGATCTGGAGTGGGCGGTCGAGCTGCCCGACCCCCTGTTTTCCTCGATCGACGAGCTCGATCGACTCGCGGGGTTCGGGGAACTCGTCGCTCCCTCGGAAGCCGCGACCGAAGCACTTCGCACCAGTCGGTTGGGCGGGTGGGTGGTGCAGCGCTGGCGGGAGACCACCGTCGCTTTGGGGCGCCCCTACCTCCGTGCCGACTTCGGGCCTCCCACCGTGCTGCCGCCTGAATGGGAGTCACGTTTGGCCGATGCACATGCCGGTCGGTGGTGA
- a CDS encoding GNAT family N-acetyltransferase, which produces MEIDLSWPTAADERLRAEVHEVLHEVVAAGGAIGWRRPPGRAETDAWLDGVLASPADGALVVARVDGVLRGTATWRRSESEVFEHMAEVRRVTAHPAARGLGLGSRLVGAVIEHARAAGLEVLTLGVRGNNHGAIQLYESLGFREWGRLPNVIAVDDFRFDDVRMYLPLGHRDGVVLHGSAPGGLGSSPVRETAGRR; this is translated from the coding sequence GTGGAGATCGACCTGAGCTGGCCGACCGCGGCCGACGAACGACTTCGGGCCGAAGTGCACGAGGTGCTGCACGAGGTGGTGGCCGCCGGCGGCGCGATCGGTTGGCGCCGGCCGCCGGGGCGCGCGGAGACGGACGCGTGGCTGGACGGCGTGCTCGCCTCCCCCGCGGACGGCGCGCTCGTCGTGGCACGGGTGGACGGAGTGCTGCGCGGCACGGCGACGTGGCGGCGGTCCGAGAGCGAGGTGTTCGAGCACATGGCCGAGGTGCGGCGGGTCACCGCGCACCCGGCGGCACGAGGGCTCGGGCTGGGATCGCGACTGGTGGGCGCCGTCATCGAGCACGCGCGTGCCGCCGGGTTGGAAGTGCTGACGCTCGGCGTGCGCGGGAACAACCACGGCGCGATCCAGCTGTACGAGAGCCTGGGCTTCCGCGAGTGGGGCCGGCTGCCGAACGTGATCGCGGTGGACGACTTCCGGTTCGACGACGTGCGCATGTACCTGCCGCTGGGCCACCGCGACGGCGTCGTGCTGCACGGCTCCGCGCCGGGCGGCCTGGGCTCCTCGCCCGTGCGGGAGACGGCCGGGCGGCGTTAG
- the ndk gene encoding nucleoside-diphosphate kinase: protein MSERTLVLVKPDGVSRGLVGEVISRIERKGLHLAALELRTVDRATAEQHYAEHDGKPFFADLVEFITGGPLVALVVEGTRAIPAFRQLAGGTDPVEKATPGTIRGDFGLEVQFNLVHGSDSPESAEREIKLWFPNL from the coding sequence GTGAGCGAGCGCACCCTGGTCCTGGTCAAGCCCGACGGCGTCAGCCGCGGCCTGGTCGGCGAGGTCATCTCCCGCATCGAGCGCAAGGGTCTGCACCTGGCCGCGCTGGAACTGCGCACCGTGGACCGCGCGACCGCCGAGCAGCACTACGCCGAGCACGACGGCAAGCCGTTCTTCGCCGACCTGGTCGAGTTCATCACCGGCGGCCCGCTGGTCGCCCTGGTGGTCGAGGGCACGCGGGCGATCCCGGCGTTCCGCCAGCTGGCCGGCGGCACCGACCCGGTCGAGAAGGCCACCCCCGGCACGATCCGCGGCGACTTCGGCCTGGAGGTCCAGTTCAACCTGGTCCACGGTTCGGACTCGCCGGAGTCGGCCGAGCGCGAGATCAAGCTCTGGTTCCCGAACCTCTGA
- a CDS encoding ATP-binding cassette domain-containing protein: MTPTLVHAKGLTKHFGSFEAVRGIDVEVSRGEAFGFLGPNGAGKSSTMRMVSCVSPRTGGDLRVLGLDPDTDGPRIRARIGVVPQQDNLDTELTVRQNLQVYGRYFGLSRAAVRERAVELMDFAQLTDRADDEVEPLSGGMKRRLTIARSLVNDPDLLLLDEPTTGLDPQARHLLWDRLFRLKQSGVTLIITTHYMDEAEQLCDRLVVMDGGRIAAEGSPAELIRGYSTREVLELRFPPGEQSGDEVRDLAERIEVLPDRVLLYTADGDAALAAVHARGVRPVSSLVRRSTLEDVFLRLTGRTLVD; the protein is encoded by the coding sequence GTGACCCCCACTCTCGTCCACGCCAAGGGCCTGACCAAGCACTTCGGCTCGTTCGAAGCCGTCCGGGGCATCGACGTGGAGGTGAGCAGGGGCGAGGCGTTCGGCTTCCTCGGCCCCAACGGCGCGGGCAAGTCCTCGACCATGCGGATGGTGTCGTGCGTGTCACCGCGCACCGGCGGCGACCTGCGGGTGCTGGGCCTGGACCCGGACACCGACGGCCCGCGGATCCGCGCCCGCATCGGCGTGGTGCCGCAGCAGGACAACCTCGACACCGAGCTGACCGTCCGGCAGAACCTCCAGGTCTACGGCCGCTACTTCGGCCTGTCCCGGGCCGCGGTGCGCGAGCGCGCCGTGGAGCTGATGGACTTCGCCCAGCTCACCGACCGGGCCGACGACGAGGTGGAGCCGCTGTCGGGCGGCATGAAGCGGCGGCTCACCATCGCCCGCTCCCTGGTCAACGACCCCGACCTGCTGCTGCTCGACGAGCCGACCACGGGCCTGGACCCGCAGGCGCGCCACCTGCTGTGGGACCGGCTGTTCCGGCTCAAGCAGTCCGGCGTCACGCTGATCATCACCACGCACTACATGGACGAGGCCGAGCAGCTGTGCGACCGGCTGGTCGTGATGGACGGCGGGCGGATCGCGGCGGAGGGCTCGCCGGCCGAGCTGATCCGCGGCTACTCCACCAGGGAGGTGCTGGAGCTGCGCTTCCCACCGGGCGAGCAGAGCGGCGACGAGGTGCGCGACCTGGCCGAGCGGATCGAGGTGCTGCCCGACCGGGTGCTGCTCTACACCGCCGACGGCGACGCGGCGCTGGCCGCGGTCCACGCGCGGGGCGTGCGGCCGGTGTCCAGCCTGGTGCGCCGCAGCACGTTGGAGGACGTGTTCCTGCGCCTGACCGGCCGGACGTTGGTGGACTGA